From a region of the Pedosphaera parvula Ellin514 genome:
- a CDS encoding RNA polymerase sigma factor, producing MEIRFTGNRVFIRVPFSIHPEQNCDWQFVSSLRGIRKRSCSTHIFNLVSPLHLGHSFRNDRFPSVFVGTKPSSKTHTCDDSMSEVMDFESLVTLYYGSLYQFAFSLTRTEADACDLTQQTFYIWAKKGHQLRDASKVKTWLFTTLHREFLNMRRKVVRFPHYELGEMDHELPSISPAMVNAIDSARVVELLAQVAEPYHAPLSLFYMEDCSYKEIAEILDVPLGTVQSRISRGMNQLQQLISEVHASGKAAGKEAHGER from the coding sequence ATGGAGATTCGTTTTACTGGCAACCGGGTTTTCATTAGAGTTCCCTTCTCAATCCATCCAGAACAAAATTGTGATTGGCAATTCGTTTCCAGTTTAAGAGGAATAAGAAAGCGGTCTTGTTCCACGCATATTTTTAATCTCGTCTCTCCTCTACACTTAGGGCACTCTTTCCGAAATGATCGGTTCCCCAGTGTTTTTGTTGGAACAAAGCCGTCCTCTAAAACTCATACCTGCGATGACAGTATGTCTGAGGTAATGGACTTTGAGAGCCTGGTGACTCTTTATTATGGGTCACTCTATCAATTCGCTTTCAGTCTCACACGGACAGAAGCGGACGCGTGTGATCTTACACAGCAGACATTTTACATATGGGCAAAAAAAGGGCACCAGCTGCGAGATGCAAGCAAAGTCAAAACCTGGCTGTTCACGACGTTGCATCGGGAGTTTTTGAATATGAGGCGGAAAGTTGTGCGTTTTCCGCATTATGAGCTGGGTGAAATGGATCATGAGTTACCGAGCATTTCTCCGGCGATGGTGAACGCGATTGATTCGGCCAGAGTAGTTGAATTGCTGGCACAGGTAGCTGAGCCTTATCACGCGCCATTATCTTTGTTTTACATGGAAGATTGTTCGTACAAGGAGATTGCTGAGATTCTCGATGTGCCACTCGGGACGGTTCAATCCCGTATCTCCCGAGGCATGAATCAACTGCAGCAGCTGATCTCAGAGGTGCATGCTTCTGGAAAAGCGGCAGGAAAGGAGGCACATGGAGAGCGCTGA